A portion of the Penaeus monodon isolate SGIC_2016 chromosome 28, NSTDA_Pmon_1, whole genome shotgun sequence genome contains these proteins:
- the LOC119591393 gene encoding 60S ribosomal protein L28-like: MSADLCWQIIRNNHAYLVKRRDIKKPFSSEANNLRNVNSPRYNGFCRNRLIGIEPASDGKGIVLAFKTRKYKNQPAKNIIKTTIKSGPRRALNSIRRFIRFNHYRGDLKMAALRRASAILRSQRAQPFKKVRRVKRHIIKKTE; this comes from the exons ATGTCAGCGGATTTGTGTTGGCAAATTATTCGCAACAATCATGCCTACCTTGTCAAGAGGAGGGACATCAAGAAACCTTTCTCTTCT GAAGCTAACAACCTGAGGAATGTAAACAGCCCACGCTACAATGGTTTCTGCCGCAACAGGCTTATCGGCATTGAGCCAGCCTCTGATGGAAAGGGCATTGTGCTTGCTTTCAAGACCAGGAAGTACAAG AACCAGCCAGCCAAGAACATAATCAAGACCACCATTAAGTCTGGTCCCCGCAGAGCCCTGAACTCCATCCGGAGATTCATCCGCTTCAACCACTACAGGGGTGACCTGAAGATG GCTGCTCTTCGTCGTGCTTCTGCTATCTTAAGGTCACAGCGTGCCCAGCCATTCAAGAAGGTCCGTCGTGTGAAAAGGCACATCATAAAGAAGACTGAGTAA